A genomic region of Lusitaniella coriacea LEGE 07157 contains the following coding sequences:
- the pdhA gene encoding pyruvate dehydrogenase (acetyl-transferring) E1 component subunit alpha, producing the protein MVFSERTLPKFDTQSVQITKEEGLLLYEDMVLGRLFEDKCAEMYYRGKMFGFVHLYNGQEAVSTGVIKSMRPDRDYVSSTYRDHVHALSAGVPPKEVMAELFGKETGCSKGRGGSMHMFSEPHKLLGGYAFVAEGIPVATGAALQSKYRREVMGDENADQVTACFFGDGASNNGQFFECLNMAALWKLPILYVVENNKWAIGMAHDRATSQPEIFKKASVFNMVGVEVDGMDVLAVRAVAQEAVARARAGEGPTLIEALTYRFRGHSLADPDELRSAEEKELWQARDPITQFSKTLLERNLVTSEELKEIDQKVQQQVNESVTFAEESPEPDPSELHRYIFAED; encoded by the coding sequence ATGGTTTTTTCAGAGAGAACATTACCGAAATTCGATACTCAATCGGTACAAATTACCAAAGAAGAAGGCTTGCTGCTCTACGAAGATATGGTGTTAGGGCGCTTGTTTGAAGATAAATGTGCGGAGATGTATTACCGAGGCAAAATGTTCGGTTTTGTCCATCTCTACAACGGTCAAGAAGCAGTCTCAACGGGCGTTATCAAATCCATGCGACCCGATCGCGATTATGTTTCGAGTACCTATCGAGATCACGTTCACGCCCTGAGTGCTGGAGTGCCGCCCAAGGAAGTGATGGCGGAGTTGTTTGGTAAGGAAACCGGATGCAGTAAAGGTCGCGGCGGTTCGATGCATATGTTCTCCGAACCCCATAAATTGTTGGGGGGATATGCCTTTGTGGCAGAAGGAATTCCCGTGGCGACGGGGGCAGCACTGCAAAGCAAGTATCGCAGAGAGGTGATGGGAGACGAAAATGCAGACCAAGTAACCGCTTGTTTCTTTGGAGACGGCGCGAGCAACAACGGTCAATTTTTTGAGTGTTTGAACATGGCGGCGCTTTGGAAATTGCCAATTCTTTATGTAGTGGAGAATAATAAGTGGGCGATTGGCATGGCTCACGATCGCGCGACTTCACAACCAGAAATTTTCAAAAAGGCAAGCGTCTTTAATATGGTTGGGGTTGAGGTGGATGGAATGGACGTTCTCGCAGTCCGTGCGGTGGCGCAAGAAGCAGTCGCGCGCGCCCGTGCGGGGGAAGGACCCACTCTCATTGAAGCCCTCACCTACCGCTTCCGAGGTCATTCCCTAGCCGATCCCGACGAACTGCGCTCGGCGGAAGAAAAGGAGTTATGGCAAGCTCGCGATCCGATTACCCAATTTTCTAAGACCCTACTCGAACGCAATTTGGTCACCTCCGAAGAACTCAAAGAAATCGACCAAAAAGTACAACAGCAGGTCAACGAATCCGTCACCTTCGCAGAAGAAAGTCCAGAACCAGACCCCAGCGAACTCCATCGCTATATCTTTGCGGAGGATTAA
- a CDS encoding IMS domain-containing protein yields the protein MRIPLDYYRILGVPIQATDQQRDRAYQDRALQLPRREYSDAAISARKQLLDEAYSVLSDPEQRAEYDSNFLSKTTAKGGQSSEERLKAKPDGAEIADASAPTSWLEIDDDKLVGALLILLELGEYELVLKLGQPFLETRKDKNLGRKDEEDTKLIRADIILTLALACLELGREQWQQGQSENAALSGQMGQDLLLREGLFPNLRGEIQSDLYRLRPYRILELLALNETESLKRRQGLQILRDMLDERKGIDGSGDDGSGLGVDDCLRFIQQIRNYLTVAEQQELFEGEASRPSAVGSYLAVYALIARGFAQRQPALVVRARQLLSRLCKRQDVYLEQAVCALLLGQTEEASRALEQSQEYEPLAFIREHSQNSPDLLPGLCLYGEQWLQAEVFPHFRDLATQRAALKDYFADEQVQAYLEQLPVEEMQQSPVTAATPQNLSVEPSVQDLWGQTPQLNYATAASGGEGGRHNGRTATVERSASAIAQGSALRHAVASELTASPSVSEPKDLPPATRDLDEETLEELPKNGDAPEGRRNRRRRERNLVASGDSNNGHSGEKIAPARDRRKSLSSTQVWRLLLLLSTGFILLAASVLLVRGTVGWIQNASKQSKASKLQEGQPAIELAKPIVEIPASDARIIVPDGPLTQESAKQIVSEWLAVKSKAFGPQHEIDSLKTILAEPTLSTWLNRARKLKTSNHYREYEHAVQVEALNPEDGDGNEVSVDAAVNEAAKVYQNGQLNLAASYDDKLSVRYDLVRQDGQWLIKKMQLK from the coding sequence GTGCGAATTCCGCTCGATTATTACAGAATTTTAGGCGTGCCGATTCAGGCAACCGACCAACAGCGCGATCGCGCCTATCAAGATCGCGCTCTCCAATTGCCTCGGCGCGAATACAGCGACGCAGCGATCAGCGCGCGCAAGCAACTTCTCGATGAAGCCTATTCTGTTCTGTCTGACCCGGAACAACGCGCCGAGTACGACAGCAACTTTTTGAGCAAAACGACAGCGAAGGGCGGGCAATCTTCAGAGGAACGCCTCAAGGCAAAACCCGACGGTGCGGAAATTGCCGATGCCTCTGCGCCAACTTCTTGGCTGGAAATTGACGACGATAAGTTAGTGGGCGCTCTCTTGATTCTTCTCGAACTCGGAGAGTACGAATTGGTATTAAAGCTGGGTCAACCGTTCCTCGAAACCCGCAAAGACAAGAATTTGGGTCGCAAAGACGAGGAAGATACCAAGCTGATTCGAGCGGATATTATTTTGACCCTCGCCCTTGCCTGTCTGGAATTAGGGCGGGAACAATGGCAGCAAGGTCAGTCCGAAAATGCCGCTCTTTCCGGGCAAATGGGTCAAGACTTGTTGCTGCGGGAGGGATTGTTCCCCAACCTGCGCGGCGAAATTCAATCGGATCTTTACCGACTCAGACCTTACCGAATTTTGGAATTGCTGGCACTCAACGAAACAGAAAGTCTCAAGCGTCGCCAGGGTTTACAAATTCTGCGCGATATGCTGGACGAGCGCAAGGGAATTGACGGTTCCGGAGACGACGGTTCTGGTTTGGGGGTGGATGATTGTCTGCGTTTTATTCAACAGATTCGCAATTATTTGACCGTTGCCGAACAGCAAGAATTATTTGAAGGGGAAGCGAGTCGCCCCTCGGCGGTGGGAAGTTATTTGGCGGTGTATGCCTTAATCGCGCGGGGATTTGCCCAGCGACAGCCCGCTTTGGTGGTTCGCGCAAGACAGTTGCTCTCGCGGTTGTGCAAGCGGCAAGATGTTTACCTCGAACAAGCCGTGTGCGCCTTGCTTTTGGGTCAAACCGAAGAGGCAAGTCGCGCTTTGGAGCAAAGTCAGGAGTACGAACCTCTGGCTTTCATTCGCGAACATTCTCAAAATTCCCCAGACCTCTTACCGGGTTTGTGTTTGTACGGCGAGCAGTGGTTGCAGGCAGAGGTGTTTCCTCACTTCCGTGATTTGGCAACGCAACGGGCTGCGCTGAAGGATTATTTTGCAGACGAACAAGTACAGGCTTATTTAGAGCAGTTACCCGTTGAGGAGATGCAACAGAGTCCGGTTACTGCGGCAACTCCGCAAAACCTTTCAGTGGAACCGTCAGTGCAGGATCTGTGGGGGCAAACGCCTCAGCTTAACTACGCGACAGCAGCCAGTGGGGGCGAAGGAGGGAGACACAATGGTCGTACTGCGACGGTAGAGCGTTCTGCTAGCGCGATCGCGCAGGGATCCGCTTTGCGGCACGCGGTTGCTTCGGAATTGACCGCTTCTCCTTCAGTTTCAGAACCGAAGGATCTGCCCCCGGCGACGCGCGATCTCGATGAAGAAACCCTTGAGGAACTTCCAAAAAACGGAGATGCACCGGAAGGACGGCGCAATCGGAGACGGCGAGAACGCAACCTTGTCGCATCGGGGGATAGTAATAATGGGCATTCTGGGGAAAAAATTGCCCCGGCGCGCGATCGTCGGAAGTCCCTCTCATCAACGCAAGTTTGGCGCTTGCTCCTTCTTTTGAGTACGGGATTTATTCTTCTTGCGGCTAGCGTATTGCTCGTGCGAGGAACTGTTGGCTGGATTCAAAACGCCAGCAAGCAATCGAAAGCGTCTAAACTGCAAGAGGGTCAACCCGCGATCGAACTGGCAAAACCAATTGTTGAAATTCCCGCCTCCGATGCTCGTATTATCGTTCCCGATGGTCCCCTAACCCAAGAGTCCGCCAAACAGATCGTCAGCGAGTGGCTCGCGGTCAAATCGAAAGCGTTCGGTCCCCAACACGAGATCGATAGTCTCAAAACGATTCTCGCCGAACCCACCCTTTCCACTTGGCTCAACCGCGCTCGAAAGCTCAAAACCAGCAACCATTACCGCGAGTACGAACACGCCGTTCAAGTTGAAGCGCTCAATCCGGAAGATGGCGATGGGAATGAAGTGTCGGTAGACGCGGCGGTCAATGAAGCGGCAAAGGTTTATCAAAACGGACAACTGAATCTCGCTGCATCCTACGATGACAAATTGAGCGTCCGCTACGATCTCGTGCGCCAGGATGGGCAATGGTTGATTAAGAAGATGCAATTAAAATAG
- a CDS encoding glycosyltransferase gives MPTLAAKSLPISLQAASLPPLTTAPPLKACRVCCVVPIRNEVEHLPAMLRALAQQVDSHRQPLDPESYEVLLLANNCNDGSGEVARSLGKIYPQLQLHVIEVTLPKSQANVGYARRLVMNEAYRRLSLLGRSRGIIASTDGDTEVSPTWLSSLLKEFDRKVDAVGGRILTRRTAAGENPKATSLYFLRYVAYQYLTAQLEAFLDPLSHDDLPRHHQYFGANLAVSAEMYGRVGGIPEDAPLEEDVALYRRLQQADAKIRHSPHVRVITSARQVGRVNGSSLAHRLRYLSQVSRQGQSIFVESPWLTEARILARNRLRQIWTRLNSENGRDLMKNQILIKVLANRLELAKAYLQQEIESAPTFGLLMESIESYQKQQLDASVWYYKGAEISLANMHLRQRLRSLQQPSAEVSKVWIARTKFRLSLETFKQVQSIPLFSLTD, from the coding sequence ATGCCTACTCTCGCCGCAAAGTCGTTACCCATATCTTTGCAGGCGGCCAGTCTTCCCCCCTTGACGACAGCGCCTCCTCTCAAAGCTTGCCGGGTTTGTTGTGTTGTGCCAATTCGCAACGAAGTCGAACACCTGCCCGCGATGCTGAGAGCGCTAGCTCAGCAGGTTGATAGCCACAGACAGCCCCTAGACCCAGAAAGTTATGAAGTCTTATTGCTCGCCAACAACTGTAACGATGGTTCGGGCGAAGTGGCTCGCTCTTTGGGAAAAATTTACCCCCAACTCCAATTACACGTTATCGAAGTAACGCTCCCTAAGAGCCAAGCAAATGTGGGGTACGCTCGCCGCTTAGTGATGAACGAAGCTTATCGACGGCTGTCTTTGTTGGGGCGATCGCGCGGTATTATTGCCTCTACGGATGGCGACACTGAAGTTTCTCCCACTTGGCTGTCTTCTCTCTTAAAAGAATTCGACCGCAAAGTAGACGCTGTTGGGGGGCGCATTCTGACCCGTCGAACTGCTGCTGGGGAAAACCCAAAAGCAACATCTCTCTACTTCCTGCGCTACGTCGCCTATCAATATTTAACCGCCCAGCTAGAAGCTTTTCTCGACCCCTTATCCCACGATGATTTGCCCCGACACCATCAGTATTTCGGTGCCAATCTAGCCGTATCGGCAGAAATGTACGGGCGTGTGGGAGGAATTCCCGAAGACGCACCCCTGGAAGAAGATGTGGCTCTATACCGTCGATTGCAACAAGCCGATGCCAAGATTCGCCACAGTCCCCACGTACGAGTAATAACTAGCGCCCGTCAGGTCGGTCGGGTGAATGGCAGCAGCCTTGCCCACAGGCTTCGGTATTTGTCCCAAGTCAGCCGCCAGGGTCAGAGCATTTTTGTCGAGTCGCCTTGGCTTACAGAGGCAAGAATTTTGGCGCGCAATCGACTCAGACAAATCTGGACTCGGTTAAACTCTGAAAATGGGCGCGACTTGATGAAAAATCAAATTTTAATCAAAGTTTTGGCAAATAGACTAGAGCTGGCAAAGGCGTATTTGCAGCAAGAGATTGAGTCGGCACCCACCTTTGGGTTGTTGATGGAGAGTATTGAGTCTTACCAAAAGCAGCAACTTGACGCGAGTGTTTGGTATTATAAGGGTGCAGAAATTAGTTTGGCAAATATGCACTTGCGCCAGCGCTTACGATCGCTACAACAGCCATCCGCAGAGGTTTCTAAAGTCTGGATCGCCCGTACCAAGTTTCGCCTCTCTTTAGAGACGTTCAAACAAGTCCAGTCGATACCTCTCTTCTCGCTGACTGACTAG
- a CDS encoding class I SAM-dependent DNA methyltransferase has product MSASLPPSYFERLYAADPDPWKFETSKYEAQKYAATIAALPRAKYRSALEIGGSIGVLTEKLALRCQSLLSIDVSEQAQGRAKERCHYLPQVDFKIMQVPHQYPQQNFDLIVVSEVGYYLNWEDLRKAQQHIARTLEPQGHLLLVHWTPKAQDYPLTGDEVHQAFWQQVSTIFRPLVSQREERYRLDLFERL; this is encoded by the coding sequence ATGTCTGCATCGCTCCCACCTAGCTACTTCGAGCGCCTGTATGCTGCCGATCCCGATCCGTGGAAATTTGAAACCAGCAAGTATGAGGCTCAAAAATATGCAGCCACTATAGCCGCTCTCCCCAGAGCCAAGTATCGTTCTGCCTTGGAAATTGGCGGCTCAATCGGGGTCTTAACCGAAAAACTTGCCCTTCGGTGTCAGTCGCTTTTGTCGATAGATGTGAGCGAACAAGCCCAAGGGCGGGCAAAAGAGCGCTGCCATTATTTGCCCCAGGTAGACTTCAAAATTATGCAGGTTCCCCATCAGTATCCCCAGCAAAACTTCGACCTCATCGTGGTTTCAGAAGTTGGGTACTACTTGAATTGGGAGGATTTGCGTAAAGCCCAACAGCACATTGCCCGCACCCTAGAGCCACAAGGACATCTGCTGCTGGTGCATTGGACTCCCAAAGCCCAGGACTATCCTCTCACAGGGGATGAAGTTCACCAGGCATTTTGGCAGCAGGTCAGTACGATTTTTCGCCCCCTAGTCAGTCAGCGAGAAGAGAGGTATCGACTGGACTTGTTTGAACGTCTCTAA
- a CDS encoding PIG-L deacetylase family protein, translated as MSQQTDVVVVMGDRAFSSPTAIESLPLRSAAAAFAGCHSAVVVAPHPDDESLGCGGAIALLQQRSIPAHILVMSDGTQSHPQSKKYPPERLKRLRERETQTALQKLGLEPEAATFMGWGDSQIPAFGSKFFPEAVSGCRSYLRDRAPSLLFVPWQHDRHRDHRATWEIVQSCLQTWQQPPQQLAYAVWGSEAAGLPCIPPDATGWRLDIRSVESLKRQAVMAHQSQTTDLINDDPTGFRLTPTMLTNLIQPWETYLEVK; from the coding sequence ATGTCCCAGCAGACAGATGTGGTCGTAGTCATGGGCGATCGCGCTTTTTCTTCCCCCACTGCTATTGAATCTTTGCCCCTGCGCTCGGCAGCAGCAGCCTTTGCCGGTTGCCACAGTGCCGTTGTGGTTGCCCCCCATCCCGATGACGAAAGCTTGGGATGCGGCGGCGCGATCGCCCTCCTCCAGCAGCGCTCCATTCCCGCGCATATCCTGGTGATGAGCGATGGCACCCAATCCCATCCTCAGTCTAAAAAATATCCTCCTGAGCGGCTGAAAAGACTGCGAGAGCGAGAAACCCAAACTGCCCTCCAGAAACTAGGCTTAGAGCCTGAAGCTGCGACCTTTATGGGTTGGGGGGATTCCCAGATTCCTGCTTTTGGGTCAAAGTTCTTCCCGGAGGCTGTGAGTGGCTGTCGTTCTTATTTGCGCGATCGCGCCCCCTCCCTCCTCTTTGTGCCGTGGCAGCACGACCGACACCGCGACCATCGAGCCACTTGGGAAATCGTTCAAAGCTGCCTGCAAACTTGGCAACAGCCCCCGCAACAGCTTGCCTATGCAGTTTGGGGCAGCGAAGCCGCCGGATTGCCCTGTATCCCCCCCGATGCAACGGGTTGGCGGCTGGATATTCGCTCGGTCGAGTCTCTCAAGAGACAAGCGGTAATGGCGCACCAATCTCAAACAACCGACTTAATTAATGACGATCCCACTGGATTTCGTCTAACGCCAACCATGCTAACCAATCTCATTCAGCCTTGGGAAACTTATTTAGAGGTCAAATAA
- a CDS encoding acyl-CoA dehydrogenase family protein, whose translation MMTTSPYARPANSQRDRPKGLSHQLADRLTQLLEAATDIADFAADRAAAIDRPGEFPAEEFGRLRDFKLLSAPLHSSFGGVGLGFQAEQTQTLLQILQQIGRGNLSLGRVYEGHVNGLQLIQTFATPQQVQRFAQDARDGRIFGVWNAEAKDGIKITPLDDGRYQLEGCKTFCSGCDYVSRPFVSGTLPDGGWQMCVVPMEQVRVQVDPDWWQPSGMRASASYKVDFSGVILTDDDLIGQPGDYFRQPWLTAGVVRFAAVQLGGAEALLDTTRTYLQGMGRTDHPHQQARLGQMAIALEQGNLWLRGCAAQIECYSPIFGGLPHESPGNASQLVAYANMVRTAIEQICMDTMQLAERCIGTRGLLPPHPAERIIRDLTLYLRQPAFDVALTGVGEYALSQECPSRQMWS comes from the coding sequence ATGATGACCACATCGCCTTACGCCCGTCCCGCGAACAGCCAGCGCGATCGTCCCAAGGGATTATCTCATCAACTTGCAGATCGGTTAACTCAGCTCTTGGAAGCAGCGACAGATATTGCTGACTTCGCAGCCGACCGCGCCGCAGCAATCGACCGTCCGGGCGAATTTCCAGCAGAAGAGTTCGGTCGCCTCAGAGATTTCAAGCTTTTGAGCGCCCCCCTTCATTCCAGTTTCGGAGGTGTGGGACTGGGGTTTCAAGCCGAACAGACCCAGACTTTACTGCAAATTCTCCAGCAGATCGGGCGAGGTAACTTATCTCTGGGGCGCGTTTACGAAGGACACGTCAATGGGTTGCAGCTTATTCAAACTTTTGCAACCCCCCAACAGGTGCAGAGATTTGCCCAAGATGCTCGCGACGGCAGAATTTTTGGCGTTTGGAATGCCGAAGCTAAAGATGGTATCAAAATAACTCCCTTAGACGATGGTCGCTATCAACTAGAGGGCTGCAAAACCTTCTGTTCGGGCTGCGATTATGTGAGTCGTCCTTTTGTCAGCGGTACGCTACCTGACGGCGGCTGGCAAATGTGCGTGGTACCGATGGAGCAAGTTAGGGTTCAAGTCGATCCCGACTGGTGGCAACCCTCTGGGATGCGGGCTTCCGCCAGTTATAAAGTTGACTTTAGCGGCGTAATCCTAACCGACGACGATTTAATTGGACAACCCGGAGACTACTTTCGCCAGCCCTGGCTCACTGCTGGGGTCGTGCGGTTTGCGGCGGTACAGTTAGGGGGCGCTGAGGCGCTTCTGGATACTACGCGAACCTACTTGCAGGGAATGGGGCGTACCGATCATCCTCACCAACAGGCTCGCCTCGGACAAATGGCGATCGCTCTCGAACAGGGTAATCTCTGGCTGAGAGGGTGCGCAGCCCAAATTGAGTGCTATTCTCCTATTTTCGGCGGCTTGCCCCATGAGTCGCCAGGGAACGCTTCCCAGTTAGTTGCCTATGCCAATATGGTTCGCACGGCCATCGAACAAATTTGCATGGATACGATGCAGCTTGCAGAGCGCTGTATCGGCACGCGGGGTCTGTTGCCCCCTCACCCCGCCGAACGCATTATTCGAGACTTAACGCTGTATCTGCGCCAGCCTGCCTTCGATGTGGCTTTGACTGGGGTTGGGGAGTACGCCCTTTCCCAAGAATGTCCCAGCAGACAGATGTGGTCGTAG
- a CDS encoding ChaN family lipoprotein: MRTKKVKLIFAIILGFVLSWGVPSLIPKGLSEPQQQTAYSHQDILAELAQADIIYLAETHDSPQDGRAKLEIIQGLQQRNGKRAVALEMFQRPFQPYLDSYIAGELTETELIEKTEYQERWGFDWELYAPVFRFARTHQLPLLALNTPTEISRKVAREGLESLTEEERRYIPPLSEIRTDNQAYRQILHSVYNQHAHGGHGNSDGFERFFSVQVLWDETMAQTIAQFWQTSPDYQIIVIAGKGHIQYGYGIPSRVKRRLQDTALIQRSVWLGDFPEGEKQPADFAWRYE; this comes from the coding sequence ATGAGAACAAAAAAAGTCAAACTAATATTTGCTATTATTCTGGGTTTTGTTTTGTCCTGGGGCGTGCCTTCCCTTATTCCCAAAGGATTGAGCGAACCGCAACAGCAAACCGCGTACTCCCATCAAGATATTTTGGCAGAACTCGCCCAAGCAGATATTATTTATCTGGCAGAAACCCACGACAGCCCTCAAGATGGTCGCGCAAAATTAGAAATTATTCAAGGACTTCAACAGCGTAATGGTAAACGTGCAGTTGCGCTAGAAATGTTTCAACGTCCCTTCCAACCCTACCTCGATAGCTACATCGCCGGAGAACTCACAGAAACCGAACTGATAGAAAAAACAGAGTATCAGGAACGTTGGGGATTCGATTGGGAACTGTATGCGCCTGTTTTCCGCTTTGCTCGCACCCATCAACTCCCACTTCTCGCCTTAAATACCCCCACAGAAATTAGTCGAAAAGTGGCTCGCGAAGGGTTAGAAAGCCTAACCGAAGAAGAACGACGTTACATTCCCCCCCTCTCCGAAATTCGTACCGATAACCAAGCTTATCGCCAAATTCTACACAGTGTTTATAATCAACACGCGCACGGAGGACACGGCAATAGCGACGGTTTCGAGCGCTTTTTTAGCGTACAAGTATTGTGGGATGAAACAATGGCGCAAACCATTGCGCAATTTTGGCAAACCTCCCCCGATTACCAAATTATTGTTATCGCAGGAAAGGGTCACATTCAGTACGGTTATGGGATTCCCAGTCGCGTCAAACGGCGGTTACAGGATACTGCCTTGATTCAGCGTTCGGTGTGGTTGGGGGACTTTCCAGAGGGAGAAAAACAACCCGCAGACTTTGCTTGGCGATACGAATAA
- a CDS encoding Uma2 family endonuclease, with amino-acid sequence MSSKPISIKQTDPPLSPKETLPTMYDLPSEDPEEPGLPDEYHDLQPALLRHTFNSECYSPEEVFIGADMNIYYDVRHPLWHKRPDWFLAVGVPRLYEETDLRLSYVVWQEGVNPLVIVELLSPGTAKEDLGDFGDEEKVVARPYSIPSPKSKWEVYEQVLRIPYYIVFDRYTNRLWFFQLVGTRYQLQELDPQSPQIWIPELQLGMGLWEGEYEGITRLWLRWRDAQGNWIPTPAQEAQQKAQEAQQQAQEAQQRAEAAERSQREAIPRMLNLGLSIEQVAEVLGLTVEEVNRFNAAQNGE; translated from the coding sequence ATGTCCTCCAAGCCAATCTCCATCAAGCAAACCGACCCCCCACTTTCCCCAAAAGAAACCCTCCCCACCATGTACGATCTTCCTAGCGAAGACCCGGAGGAACCCGGCTTACCTGACGAATATCACGATTTACAACCCGCACTCTTGCGCCACACCTTCAACAGCGAATGCTACTCCCCAGAGGAGGTGTTTATCGGTGCGGACATGAACATTTACTACGACGTGCGCCATCCCCTGTGGCATAAGCGTCCCGACTGGTTCCTTGCAGTTGGCGTTCCGCGTCTGTACGAAGAGACAGACCTCAGACTGAGTTATGTCGTTTGGCAGGAAGGCGTTAACCCTCTCGTTATCGTCGAACTCCTCTCTCCCGGAACCGCCAAGGAAGATTTGGGGGACTTTGGCGATGAGGAAAAAGTCGTTGCAAGACCCTATTCAATCCCCAGTCCAAAATCAAAATGGGAAGTCTACGAGCAAGTTCTGCGCATTCCCTATTACATTGTCTTCGATCGTTACACAAATCGCCTCTGGTTTTTTCAACTGGTGGGAACCCGCTATCAACTCCAGGAACTCGACCCCCAATCGCCACAAATTTGGATTCCAGAGTTGCAATTAGGGATGGGTTTATGGGAGGGAGAGTATGAAGGCATTACACGTCTTTGGTTGCGTTGGCGCGATGCTCAAGGGAATTGGATTCCCACGCCAGCACAAGAAGCTCAACAAAAAGCGCAAGAAGCTCAACAACAAGCGCAAGAAGCTCAACAACGTGCAGAAGCAGCCGAACGCTCCCAGAGAGAAGCCATTCCCCGAATGTTAAATTTAGGCTTAAGCATTGAGCAAGTTGCCGAAGTTTTGGGACTAACGGTTGAGGAAGTGAATCGTTTCAACGCCGCACAAAATGGCGAGTAG
- a CDS encoding peroxidase family protein encodes MLSPETSDFAIALDKITGILNAHGVSLPEDLNPLLATKELLLHTDSDLVLPQLKKIENLVENVANLNFDDIISNLKEVEHKFLPPEIDPLIGEIENALNSYSSSKSRRKRYKFGRLFPSLSAFEAEDETLLFIGKPSNDSQNPAYMEDSQVRGTDNNSSIPVGLTYVGQLLTHDMSLDDTSQLGESNQPRRISNRATPWLDLDTIYKFNGVKAPRSDDDRAKLALGNNMGNDRDFARNDQGRAILADRRNDENNNIAQLAAVFMKFHNVMVDELRASGVPERKLFKKAKKLTVAHWQSVVVNEFLPSFVEGTTLNKIAENGRQFYNNGMARSGMIPVEFSVAANRFGHSNARGRYTLNEEFDRVRLFPLSESELDRNLLGGVPIGAERQIEWERFFDFSDYGIDNTGGSDQFGGLQVARKIDRLLARPLLRLPIGGPGLPDFVLDQENQVAGMPVVSLASLTLLRGKALGVPSGQDVARAMGFVPLTNDQFELNNPDEIVLPEPLDEAPLSLYILEEARIQNEGEKLGDVGGTILAEVVLGLLERDRASILNKNFVSPITHSSAVKMADIIAHIGWVDLPDNS; translated from the coding sequence ATGTTAAGCCCTGAAACTTCCGATTTCGCGATCGCGCTCGATAAAATCACAGGTATTCTGAACGCACATGGAGTCTCCTTACCCGAAGATTTAAATCCCTTACTCGCCACCAAAGAACTCCTGCTTCATACCGACTCCGACCTTGTGTTACCCCAACTCAAAAAAATTGAGAATCTCGTTGAAAACGTCGCAAACCTCAATTTTGACGACATTATTTCCAACCTCAAAGAAGTCGAACACAAATTCCTTCCCCCCGAAATAGACCCTCTCATTGGGGAAATTGAAAATGCCTTAAACAGTTATTCCTCCTCCAAATCAAGACGCAAAAGGTATAAATTTGGTCGCCTCTTTCCCTCCCTCTCCGCCTTTGAAGCTGAGGACGAAACCCTTCTTTTCATCGGAAAACCCTCCAACGACAGTCAAAATCCGGCATACATGGAAGACTCTCAAGTGCGCGGAACCGATAACAATTCCAGCATTCCCGTCGGTTTAACCTACGTGGGACAACTTCTCACCCACGATATGTCCTTAGATGACACCTCTCAATTAGGCGAATCCAATCAACCCAGGCGTATTTCCAACCGCGCCACCCCCTGGCTCGATCTCGATACCATTTACAAGTTTAATGGGGTTAAAGCGCCGCGCAGCGATGACGATCGCGCAAAACTCGCGTTAGGCAATAATATGGGTAACGATCGCGATTTTGCCAGAAACGACCAAGGACGCGCCATCCTTGCAGACCGTCGCAACGATGAAAACAACAATATCGCCCAACTCGCCGCAGTATTCATGAAATTCCACAACGTCATGGTAGACGAGTTGAGAGCAAGTGGCGTACCTGAACGGAAATTATTTAAAAAAGCGAAAAAGCTCACCGTCGCGCACTGGCAATCCGTTGTTGTCAATGAATTTTTACCCAGTTTTGTCGAAGGTACGACCCTCAACAAGATCGCTGAAAATGGTCGGCAATTTTATAATAACGGCATGGCGCGATCTGGCATGATTCCTGTTGAATTTTCCGTCGCCGCCAACCGCTTCGGACATTCCAACGCGCGAGGACGCTATACCCTCAACGAAGAATTCGACCGGGTTCGTCTTTTCCCCTTAAGCGAAAGCGAACTTGACCGCAACCTTCTCGGCGGCGTTCCGATTGGTGCAGAACGACAAATCGAATGGGAGCGTTTCTTCGACTTCAGCGACTACGGGATCGATAATACGGGAGGATCGGATCAATTCGGCGGTTTGCAAGTGGCGCGTAAAATTGACCGCCTTCTCGCGCGTCCCCTCCTTCGGTTACCCATTGGCGGTCCCGGATTGCCCGATTTTGTGTTAGACCAAGAAAATCAAGTCGCAGGAATGCCTGTGGTTAGTCTCGCCTCTTTAACCCTACTGCGCGGGAAAGCCTTGGGAGTGCCAAGCGGTCAAGATGTGGCGCGCGCGATGGGATTTGTCCCCCTCACCAACGACCAATTTGAATTGAATAATCCCGACGAGATTGTTTTACCCGAACCTCTGGATGAGGCTCCTTTAAGCTTGTATATCTTGGAAGAGGCAAGGATTCAAAATGAAGGGGAAAAATTGGGCGATGTGGGCGGTACGATTTTAGCTGAAGTTGTTCTGGGTTTATTAGAGCGCGACCGCGCGTCCATCCTCAACAAAAATTTCGTCTCCCCCATTACCCACTCCTCCGCCGTGAAAATGGCAGACATCATCGCACATATCGGTTGGGTCGATCTCCCAGACAACTCGTAA